From the Cryptomeria japonica chromosome 2, Sugi_1.0, whole genome shotgun sequence genome, one window contains:
- the LOC131055737 gene encoding uncharacterized protein LOC131055737 yields the protein MAAISLPLLLFSSSYFNSDPIGEEEFEECNTLTVLDYGNTGKPSRWMTPQYLNLQIRCSGLMRDEAHRALKHHFRGERNESLQNSSGVRNKIKWPHENENEDGNFVENCFGESLLPTFLAVEVDDCKLGSEVLQESLTDLSNGNRTVGDAEQSNQL from the exons ATGGCCGCCATTTCACTGCCTTTGTTGCTTTTTTCTTCATCTTATTTCAACTCAGATCCAATTGgagaagaagaatttgaagaatgTAACACTCTTACTGTACTTGATTATGGGAATACTGGAAAGCCAAGCCGCTGGATGACGCCACAGTATTTGAACTTACAGATTCGCTGCTCAGG ATTGATGAGGGACGAAGCACATAGGGCTCTGAAGCACCATTTCAGAGGTGAAAGAAATGAAAGTCTGCAGAATTCATCTGGTGTTAGGAACAAAATCAAATGGCCGCATGAAAATGAG AATGAAGATGGGAATTTTGTGGAAAATTGTTTTGGAGAATCGCTGCTGCCCACATTTCTTGCTGTAGAGGTTGATGATTGCAAATTGGGCAGTGAGGTTTTGCAAGAGTCTTTAACTGATCTGAGCAACGGGAATCGAACTGTTGGTGATGCAGAACAGAGCAACCAGTTGTAA